A segment of the Acidimicrobiia bacterium genome:
GGCCTACGAGGAAGCCGAGCCCTACCTCGCCCTCTACGGATCGAAAGTCACCTACGTCGGCGAAGGAGACTCCGCCCGACTGGTGAAGATCTGTCACAACCTCCTGCTCGGCATCTACACCCAGACCCTCGCCGAGATCACGGTGCTGGCCGAGAGAGCCGGTGTGGCGAGGGCGGACTTCCTCGAGTTCATCAACGGGAGTGTCATGGGCTCGCTTTTCAGCCAGTACAAGACTCCGGCCTTTGTGAATCTCGACATGACCCCGACGTTCACCGGGCATCTCCTTCGCAAGGACTTCGAGCTGGGCCTCGAAGCCGCCAGGCAGTACAACGTGCCTATGCCTACCTCCGCGCTGGTCCACCAGATCGTGGTTGAGTTGATTAGTAGAGGCATGGGGGAGGGCGACTTCGCCGCCCTGCTGCAAATGGAGGCAAATGCCGCCGGAATGGAGCTGGTGGCCGAGGGTCGCGAGGTTTCGGATGGCCTTGAACCAGAGCAGCCTGCTGCGGGCGCCGTTTGAGAATGTCGGCGGGCCGGAGGCGCCGGCTTGTCTTTGACAGGTGAGATGCACAGCCACACAATCCATACGTCTGCCGTCGGACGTCAAAGCTCATGGGAGAGGATGCTGTAATGACTGAGTTCCCCGTCGCTACCACACCATCGCCGGGAATCATGGCGGTCGACTGGGAGGAGCGCGTCGATTTCGGACGGCTGCGCGACTACCGACTGGCCAGGGTGCGGGAGCAGATAGAAGCCTTCGGCCTGGGCGCCCTCTTGCTGTTCGAAACCTCCAACATTCGCTACGCCACCGCCACGAACATCGGATACTGGGCTTTCAACAAAGGCGAGCGATGGGCTTTGGTAACCCGCAACGGCCGGCCCCGTATCTGGGACTTCGGCTCGGCGGCCAAGGCTCATCGACTCCAGCTCCCTTCCCTCTACGACGAAGAGAACTCCATCGGCGGGAATGCCGGGCTTCAAGGCGCCATCGGGCCGGCCACAGGTCTCACCGCCCGTGTCGCCGAGGAGATCGCCGCGGCGCTGCGCGAGGAAGGGATCGTCAATGAACCCCTGGGCCTCGACATGGCCGAAGCCTCCGTCTTTCTGGCCCTTCAGGGCGCCGGGCTCGACGTGGTCGACGGCCAGCAGGCTATGGCGATGGCGCGAGAGATCAAGAGTCCCGACGAGATCATGCTCCTGACGCAGGCCTGTGCGATGGTGGACGGGGTCTATCAGGACATACTCGAGTTCCTCAAACCGGGAGTCCGCGAGAGCGACGTGGTCGCCCTCGCCCACGGCCGGCTGTTCGAGATGGGATCGGAGTTCGTGGAAGCGGTCAACTCGATCGCCGGCGAACGCTGCAGCCCCCATCCGCACGTCTTCTCGGACCGGCTCATTCGGCCGGGCGACCAGGCGTATTTCGACATCATTCATGTCTTCAACGGCTACCGGACCTGCTACTACCGGACGTTCGCCGTCGGGCGGGCATCACAAGCACAGCGGGACGCTTTCAAGCAGTCCCGCGAGTGGATGGATGCGGCGATCGAGCTGGTCAGGCCGGGTAACACGACAGACCAGATTGCCCGTGTGTGGCCCAAGGCGGAGGAGTTCGGGTTCGTCGATGAGATGGATGCCTTCGGACTCCAGTTCGGTCACGGGGTTGGAGTCGGTTTGCACGAGCGTCCCATCATCTCCCGGCTGAACTCGCTCGACGATCCCGTCGAGATCAAGGAGGGGATGGTGTTCGCTCTCGAGACCTACGCCCCGGCCGCCGACGGCCGTTCTGCGGCGCGGATCGAGGAAGAGATCGTGGTGACGGCTGA
Coding sequences within it:
- a CDS encoding NAD(P)-dependent oxidoreductase, which codes for MTRLGWIGTGRMGFALAERLLRAGHDVSVFNRTRSKAEPLADLGATVVDSPADLADRDIVFVMVAGPADLIEVVNGPRGLLSRTDATPRIVVDSSTVSAAASAEVQAAVEARGSALLAAPVSGNPHVVRSGKLTSVVSGPRRAYEEAEPYLALYGSKVTYVGEGDSARLVKICHNLLLGIYTQTLAEITVLAERAGVARADFLEFINGSVMGSLFSQYKTPAFVNLDMTPTFTGHLLRKDFELGLEAARQYNVPMPTSALVHQIVVELISRGMGEGDFAALLQMEANAAGMELVAEGREVSDGLEPEQPAAGAV
- a CDS encoding Xaa-Pro peptidase family protein; translation: MTEFPVATTPSPGIMAVDWEERVDFGRLRDYRLARVREQIEAFGLGALLLFETSNIRYATATNIGYWAFNKGERWALVTRNGRPRIWDFGSAAKAHRLQLPSLYDEENSIGGNAGLQGAIGPATGLTARVAEEIAAALREEGIVNEPLGLDMAEASVFLALQGAGLDVVDGQQAMAMAREIKSPDEIMLLTQACAMVDGVYQDILEFLKPGVRESDVVALAHGRLFEMGSEFVEAVNSIAGERCSPHPHVFSDRLIRPGDQAYFDIIHVFNGYRTCYYRTFAVGRASQAQRDAFKQSREWMDAAIELVRPGNTTDQIARVWPKAEEFGFVDEMDAFGLQFGHGVGVGLHERPIISRLNSLDDPVEIKEGMVFALETYAPAADGRSAARIEEEIVVTADGPKVITLFPCEELPIANEY